In Rutidosis leptorrhynchoides isolate AG116_Rl617_1_P2 chromosome 2, CSIRO_AGI_Rlap_v1, whole genome shotgun sequence, one genomic interval encodes:
- the LOC139888440 gene encoding uncharacterized protein: MVSPRTKKEVQSLNGKLAALSRVLSKAPEHSPPFFQVLKACIGKSFNWTPKAENAFQEMKNPTHVNSSGETLTVYLAAGVEAISSVLVAERDRTQMPVYFVSKVLQHGEVNYNPVENLVYALVHTARRLRRYFQAHHILVLTDTPIKQVLSKPEISDRMAKWAIELGEHEISYAPRNAIKGQIMADFMVEFINSGPPTAANEAAPQTVTWELYTDGASKYEALLSGLRIAEKMGIKALKVAVDSQLVANQLNGTFEARDPSMQKYLKLAEELSNKFDSFSITQVPRSMNKKADVLSKLASLTFNHFAKDVWVEVFDQKSTDMAQVAAPVEEVNTWMNPIVNYLKDGMLPSDSVTAKKICMKAPMYVIRDGVLHKKSFLGPLLHCVGPQEAETVIREVHEGTCGMHSGFRTIVGKSCA; the protein is encoded by the exons ATGGTATCACCGCGTACAAAAAAGGAGGTGCAAAGCTTAAACGGGAAGTTGGCAGCGTTGTCTAGGGTCTTGTCGAAAGCACCAGAGCATTCTCCACCATTTTTTCAGGTGTTGAAAGCATGCATTGGCAAAAGTTTCAACTGGACGCCGAAAGCAGAAAATGCCTTCCAAGAGATGAAGAACCCTACCCACGTTAACAGCTCTG GAGAAACTTTAACTGTTTACTTAGCAGCGGGTGTTGAAGCGATCAGCTCGGTACTAGTTGCGGAACGTGACAGAACCCAGATGCCGGTATACTTTGTCAGCAAGGTTTTGCAACATGGCGAGGTCAACTATAATCCAGTTGAAAATCTCGTCTATGCACTAGTTCATACCGCAAGGAGGCTAAGGCGATACTTTCAAGCGCATCACATTTTGGTGCTAACAGATACACCCATCAAACAG GTTTTAAGCAAGCCGGAAATCTCCGACCGAATGGCAAAGTGGGCGATCGAACTGGGAGAGCATGAAATTAGCTACGCACCGCGTAACGCCATCAAAGGGCAAATCATGGCCGATTTCATGGTAGAATTCATCAACTCAGGACCACCAACAGCTGCCAACGAGGCGGCACCCCAAACCGTCACGTGGGAACTTTACACTGACGGAGCGTCAA aatatgaagCGTTGCTCTCTGGGTTACGTATTGCAGAAAAGATGGGTATTAAGGCACTGAAAGTAGCGGTTGACTCACAGCTGGTGGCAAATCAACTGAACGGAACGTTCGAAGCCAGAGATCCTTCTATGCAAAAATATTTGAAATTGGCGGAGGAATTGTCTAATAaattcgattccttttcaattacacAAGTGCCACGATCAATGAACAAGAAAGCTGACGTCCTCAGCAAGCTTGCTTCACTGACATTCAACCACTTCGCTAAGGACGTTTGGGTGGAAGTTTTCGATCAAAAATCCACCGACATGGCACAG GTAGCAGCACCAGTTGAGGAGGTGAACACTTGGATGAATCCAATCGTCAATTACCTCAAAGACGGAATGTTACCATCTGACAGCGTAACGGCCAAGAAAATCTGCATGAAAGCTCCCATGTACGTTATACGTGACGGAGTTCTTCATAAAAAATCCTTTTTGGGACCGTTGTTGCATTGCGTAGGTCCGCAAGAAGCTGAAACCGTGATAAGAGAAGTGCATGAAGGAACGTGTGGAATGCACTCAGGGTTTCGCACCATCGTAGGAAAATCATGCGCTTAG